From one Eptesicus fuscus isolate TK198812 chromosome 21, DD_ASM_mEF_20220401, whole genome shotgun sequence genomic stretch:
- the VASP gene encoding vasodilator-stimulated phosphoprotein isoform X2 — MSETVICSSRATVMLYDDGNKRWLPAGTGPQTFSRVQIYHNPTANSFRVVGRKMQPDQQVVINCAIIRGLKYNQATPNFHQWRDARQVWGLNFGSKEDAAQFAASMASALEALEGGGPPAAPPPPPAPPAQPQAAPPAWSAQNGPAPEEAELQKRQPEHVERRVSNAGAPPAPPAGGPPPPPGPPPPPGPPPPSGLPPSGVSAVGPGAGGGPPPPPPLPTAAGPSGGGTGAPGLAAAIAGAKLRKVSKEEASGGPSAPKAESTRSTGGGLMEEMNAMLARRRKATLVGEKPPKDESANQEEPEARVPAQSEPVRRPWEKNSTTLPRMKSSSSVTTSEAHPSTPSSGDESDLERVKQEFLEEVRKELQKVKEEIIEAFVQELRKRGSP, encoded by the exons ATGAG CGAGACGGTGATCTGCTCCAGCCGCGCCACTGTGATGCTCTACGATGACGGCAACAAGCGGTGGCTGCCTGCGGGCACGGGCCCCCAGACCTTCAGCCGAGTCCAGATCTACCACAACCCCACCGCCAACTCCTTCCGGGTGGTCGGCCGGAAGATGCAGCCAGACCAGCAG GTGGTCATCAACTGCGCCATCATCCGGGGTCTCAAGTATAACCAGGCCACCCCCAACTTCCACCAGTGGCGGGACGCCCGCCAGGTCTGGGGCCTCAACTTCGGCAGCAAGGAGGACGCCGCGCAGTTCGCCGCAAGCATGGCCAGTGCCCTGGAGGCCTTGGAAG GAGGGGGGCCTCcagcagcaccaccaccaccaccagctccaCCTGCGCAGCCGCAGGCAGCACCGCCCGCCTGGTCCGCCCAGaatggccccgcccccgaggAGGCGGAGCTTCAGAAAAG gcAGCCAGAGCACGTGGAGCGCCGGGTCTCCAATGCAG gagccccacctgctccccctgctgggggACCGCCTCCACCCCCAGGACCTCCCCCGCCTCCGGGTCCCCCCCCACCCTCTGGTCTGCCCCCCTCAGGGGTCTCAGCTGtagggcctggagcagggggaggcccaccccctccaccccctctccccacagcagcTGGCCCCAGTGGTGGAGGGACTGGGGCCCCCGGCCTGGCTGCAGCCATTGCCGGAGCCAAACTCAGGAAAGTCAGCAag GAGGAGGCCtcaggggggccctcagcccccaAAGCTGAGAGCACTAGAAGCACAGGGGGCGGGCTCATGGAAGAGATGAACGCCATGCTGGCCCGGAG AAGGAAAGCCACACTAGTTGGGGAGAAACCCCCCAAGGATGAATCTGCCAAT CAGGAGGAGCCAGAAGCCAGAGTCCCAGCCCAAAGTG AACCTGTGCGGAGACCCTGGGAGAAGAACAGCACAACCTTGCCAAG GATGAAGTCGTCGTCTTCAGTGACCACTTCCGAGGCCCACCCCTCCACACCCAGCTCCGGCGATGAGTCAGACCTGGAGAGGGTGAAGCAG GAATTTCTGGAAGAGGTGAGGAAGGAATTGcagaaagtgaaagaagaaataattgaaG CCTTTGTCCAGGAGCTGAGGAAGAGGGGTTCCCCCTGA
- the VASP gene encoding vasodilator-stimulated phosphoprotein isoform X4 — translation MSETVICSSRATVMLYDDGNKRWLPAGTGPQTFSRVQIYHNPTANSFRVVGRKMQPDQQVVINCAIIRGLKYNQATPNFHQWRDARQVWGLNFGSKEDAAQFAASMASALEALEGGGPPAAPPPPPAPPAQPQAAPPAWSAQNGPAPEEAELQKRQPEHVERRVSNAGAPPAPPAGGPPPPPGPPPPPGPPPPSGLPPSGVSAVGPGAGGGPPPPPPLPTAAGPSGGGTGAPGLAAAIAGAKLRKVSKEEASGGPSAPKAESTRSTGGGLMEEMNAMLARRRKATLVGEKPPKDESANEEPEARVPAQSEPVRRPWEKNSTTLPRMKSSSSVTTSEAHPSTPSSGDESDLERVKQEFLEEVRKELQKVKEEIIEAFVQELRKRGSP, via the exons ATGAG CGAGACGGTGATCTGCTCCAGCCGCGCCACTGTGATGCTCTACGATGACGGCAACAAGCGGTGGCTGCCTGCGGGCACGGGCCCCCAGACCTTCAGCCGAGTCCAGATCTACCACAACCCCACCGCCAACTCCTTCCGGGTGGTCGGCCGGAAGATGCAGCCAGACCAGCAG GTGGTCATCAACTGCGCCATCATCCGGGGTCTCAAGTATAACCAGGCCACCCCCAACTTCCACCAGTGGCGGGACGCCCGCCAGGTCTGGGGCCTCAACTTCGGCAGCAAGGAGGACGCCGCGCAGTTCGCCGCAAGCATGGCCAGTGCCCTGGAGGCCTTGGAAG GAGGGGGGCCTCcagcagcaccaccaccaccaccagctccaCCTGCGCAGCCGCAGGCAGCACCGCCCGCCTGGTCCGCCCAGaatggccccgcccccgaggAGGCGGAGCTTCAGAAAAG gcAGCCAGAGCACGTGGAGCGCCGGGTCTCCAATGCAG gagccccacctgctccccctgctgggggACCGCCTCCACCCCCAGGACCTCCCCCGCCTCCGGGTCCCCCCCCACCCTCTGGTCTGCCCCCCTCAGGGGTCTCAGCTGtagggcctggagcagggggaggcccaccccctccaccccctctccccacagcagcTGGCCCCAGTGGTGGAGGGACTGGGGCCCCCGGCCTGGCTGCAGCCATTGCCGGAGCCAAACTCAGGAAAGTCAGCAag GAGGAGGCCtcaggggggccctcagcccccaAAGCTGAGAGCACTAGAAGCACAGGGGGCGGGCTCATGGAAGAGATGAACGCCATGCTGGCCCGGAG AAGGAAAGCCACACTAGTTGGGGAGAAACCCCCCAAGGATGAATCTGCCAAT GAGGAGCCAGAAGCCAGAGTCCCAGCCCAAAGTG AACCTGTGCGGAGACCCTGGGAGAAGAACAGCACAACCTTGCCAAG GATGAAGTCGTCGTCTTCAGTGACCACTTCCGAGGCCCACCCCTCCACACCCAGCTCCGGCGATGAGTCAGACCTGGAGAGGGTGAAGCAG GAATTTCTGGAAGAGGTGAGGAAGGAATTGcagaaagtgaaagaagaaataattgaaG CCTTTGTCCAGGAGCTGAGGAAGAGGGGTTCCCCCTGA
- the VASP gene encoding vasodilator-stimulated phosphoprotein isoform X3, with translation MSETVICSSRATVMLYDDGNKRWLPAGTGPQTFSRVQIYHNPTANSFRVVGRKMQPDQQVVINCAIIRGLKYNQATPNFHQWRDARQVWGLNFGSKEDAAQFAASMASALEALEGGGPPAAPPPPPAPPAQPQAAPPAWSAQNGPAPEEAELQKRQPEHVERRVSNAGAPPAPPAGGPPPPPGPPPPPGPPPPSGLPPSGVSAVGPGAGGGPPPPPPLPTAAGPSGGGTGAPGLAAAIAGAKLRKVSKQEEASGGPSAPKAESTRSTGGGLMEEMNAMLARRRKATLVGEKPPKDESANEEPEARVPAQSEPVRRPWEKNSTTLPRMKSSSSVTTSEAHPSTPSSGDESDLERVKQEFLEEVRKELQKVKEEIIEAFVQELRKRGSP, from the exons ATGAG CGAGACGGTGATCTGCTCCAGCCGCGCCACTGTGATGCTCTACGATGACGGCAACAAGCGGTGGCTGCCTGCGGGCACGGGCCCCCAGACCTTCAGCCGAGTCCAGATCTACCACAACCCCACCGCCAACTCCTTCCGGGTGGTCGGCCGGAAGATGCAGCCAGACCAGCAG GTGGTCATCAACTGCGCCATCATCCGGGGTCTCAAGTATAACCAGGCCACCCCCAACTTCCACCAGTGGCGGGACGCCCGCCAGGTCTGGGGCCTCAACTTCGGCAGCAAGGAGGACGCCGCGCAGTTCGCCGCAAGCATGGCCAGTGCCCTGGAGGCCTTGGAAG GAGGGGGGCCTCcagcagcaccaccaccaccaccagctccaCCTGCGCAGCCGCAGGCAGCACCGCCCGCCTGGTCCGCCCAGaatggccccgcccccgaggAGGCGGAGCTTCAGAAAAG gcAGCCAGAGCACGTGGAGCGCCGGGTCTCCAATGCAG gagccccacctgctccccctgctgggggACCGCCTCCACCCCCAGGACCTCCCCCGCCTCCGGGTCCCCCCCCACCCTCTGGTCTGCCCCCCTCAGGGGTCTCAGCTGtagggcctggagcagggggaggcccaccccctccaccccctctccccacagcagcTGGCCCCAGTGGTGGAGGGACTGGGGCCCCCGGCCTGGCTGCAGCCATTGCCGGAGCCAAACTCAGGAAAGTCAGCAag CAGGAGGAGGCCtcaggggggccctcagcccccaAAGCTGAGAGCACTAGAAGCACAGGGGGCGGGCTCATGGAAGAGATGAACGCCATGCTGGCCCGGAG AAGGAAAGCCACACTAGTTGGGGAGAAACCCCCCAAGGATGAATCTGCCAAT GAGGAGCCAGAAGCCAGAGTCCCAGCCCAAAGTG AACCTGTGCGGAGACCCTGGGAGAAGAACAGCACAACCTTGCCAAG GATGAAGTCGTCGTCTTCAGTGACCACTTCCGAGGCCCACCCCTCCACACCCAGCTCCGGCGATGAGTCAGACCTGGAGAGGGTGAAGCAG GAATTTCTGGAAGAGGTGAGGAAGGAATTGcagaaagtgaaagaagaaataattgaaG CCTTTGTCCAGGAGCTGAGGAAGAGGGGTTCCCCCTGA
- the VASP gene encoding vasodilator-stimulated phosphoprotein isoform X1, which produces MSETVICSSRATVMLYDDGNKRWLPAGTGPQTFSRVQIYHNPTANSFRVVGRKMQPDQQVVINCAIIRGLKYNQATPNFHQWRDARQVWGLNFGSKEDAAQFAASMASALEALEGGGPPAAPPPPPAPPAQPQAAPPAWSAQNGPAPEEAELQKRQPEHVERRVSNAGAPPAPPAGGPPPPPGPPPPPGPPPPSGLPPSGVSAVGPGAGGGPPPPPPLPTAAGPSGGGTGAPGLAAAIAGAKLRKVSKQEEASGGPSAPKAESTRSTGGGLMEEMNAMLARRRKATLVGEKPPKDESANQEEPEARVPAQSEPVRRPWEKNSTTLPRMKSSSSVTTSEAHPSTPSSGDESDLERVKQEFLEEVRKELQKVKEEIIEAFVQELRKRGSP; this is translated from the exons ATGAG CGAGACGGTGATCTGCTCCAGCCGCGCCACTGTGATGCTCTACGATGACGGCAACAAGCGGTGGCTGCCTGCGGGCACGGGCCCCCAGACCTTCAGCCGAGTCCAGATCTACCACAACCCCACCGCCAACTCCTTCCGGGTGGTCGGCCGGAAGATGCAGCCAGACCAGCAG GTGGTCATCAACTGCGCCATCATCCGGGGTCTCAAGTATAACCAGGCCACCCCCAACTTCCACCAGTGGCGGGACGCCCGCCAGGTCTGGGGCCTCAACTTCGGCAGCAAGGAGGACGCCGCGCAGTTCGCCGCAAGCATGGCCAGTGCCCTGGAGGCCTTGGAAG GAGGGGGGCCTCcagcagcaccaccaccaccaccagctccaCCTGCGCAGCCGCAGGCAGCACCGCCCGCCTGGTCCGCCCAGaatggccccgcccccgaggAGGCGGAGCTTCAGAAAAG gcAGCCAGAGCACGTGGAGCGCCGGGTCTCCAATGCAG gagccccacctgctccccctgctgggggACCGCCTCCACCCCCAGGACCTCCCCCGCCTCCGGGTCCCCCCCCACCCTCTGGTCTGCCCCCCTCAGGGGTCTCAGCTGtagggcctggagcagggggaggcccaccccctccaccccctctccccacagcagcTGGCCCCAGTGGTGGAGGGACTGGGGCCCCCGGCCTGGCTGCAGCCATTGCCGGAGCCAAACTCAGGAAAGTCAGCAag CAGGAGGAGGCCtcaggggggccctcagcccccaAAGCTGAGAGCACTAGAAGCACAGGGGGCGGGCTCATGGAAGAGATGAACGCCATGCTGGCCCGGAG AAGGAAAGCCACACTAGTTGGGGAGAAACCCCCCAAGGATGAATCTGCCAAT CAGGAGGAGCCAGAAGCCAGAGTCCCAGCCCAAAGTG AACCTGTGCGGAGACCCTGGGAGAAGAACAGCACAACCTTGCCAAG GATGAAGTCGTCGTCTTCAGTGACCACTTCCGAGGCCCACCCCTCCACACCCAGCTCCGGCGATGAGTCAGACCTGGAGAGGGTGAAGCAG GAATTTCTGGAAGAGGTGAGGAAGGAATTGcagaaagtgaaagaagaaataattgaaG CCTTTGTCCAGGAGCTGAGGAAGAGGGGTTCCCCCTGA